One genomic region from Aliarcobacter cryaerophilus ATCC 43158 encodes:
- a CDS encoding type IV secretion system protein — translation MNFFQGLGAFVSSIFNFLNSSDIQTIIQALASLFGITVTLWVMFEAYKSFAGKSQEPLRELVWKIVSASLVISVATNQGGFMETLKVAFEGLHHLMSGDINLFAKLDKLFDEAIKLANITYQATPSSIPGAILGTLCMLLIYLGFVIGAVPTFLIIVFTELTLKLLLLLLPIAVFALAFGFSKQIFNQWLNMFISNALTILIVGLIMSAVMGTYTDFQTSLISNVGNNIEPMGVALQSFIMGIIMLGLVKVAHSIAEKLGTVSIEAISKSALGSQISGSATNTANVVKAPSSIIKTFQPKNPSTN, via the coding sequence ATGAATTTCTTTCAAGGTTTAGGAGCTTTTGTTTCAAGTATATTTAATTTCTTAAATTCATCAGATATTCAAACTATTATTCAAGCTTTAGCTAGTTTATTTGGAATTACAGTTACTCTTTGGGTAATGTTTGAAGCTTATAAATCTTTTGCTGGTAAATCTCAAGAGCCTTTAAGAGAATTAGTTTGGAAAATTGTATCAGCTTCTCTTGTTATTTCAGTTGCTACTAATCAAGGTGGATTTATGGAAACTTTAAAGGTAGCTTTTGAGGGTCTTCATCATCTTATGAGTGGTGATATAAACTTATTTGCTAAATTAGATAAACTATTTGATGAAGCAATAAAACTAGCAAATATAACATATCAAGCCACTCCAAGTAGTATACCAGGGGCGATTTTAGGTACTTTATGTATGTTATTAATTTATTTAGGTTTTGTTATAGGTGCAGTTCCTACATTTTTAATAATTGTTTTTACAGAGCTTACTTTAAAATTACTATTATTACTTTTACCAATAGCTGTATTTGCTCTAGCTTTTGGTTTCTCAAAACAAATATTTAATCAATGGCTAAATATGTTTATTTCAAATGCTTTAACTATTTTAATAGTTGGTTTAATAATGTCAGCAGTAATGGGAACATACACAGATTTTCAAACATCATTAATTAGTAATGTAGGAAATAATATTGAGCCAATGGGAGTAGCTCTGCAATCTTTTATTATGGGGATAATAATGTTAGGACTTGTAAAAGTTGCTCATTCAATAGCTGAAAAACTAGGAACTGTTTCAATTGAAGCTATATCAAAAAGTGCTTTAGGTAGTCAAATATCAGGAAGTGCAACGAATACAGCAAATGTAGTAAAAGCTCCAAGTTCAATTATTAAAACTTTTCAACCAAAAAATCCATCAACTAATTAA
- a CDS encoding type IV secretion system protein produces the protein MKKYLISAVLSTQLLFSSGIPTVDVLAIAQTLAQNIKEIAEWKETAERWSDTASHYSSQLTAYETELMSKTGIRDSVGFVKDLNRLQQYAKVYGDDYLDLAKAMANPSSNIGNLSRSLFQKYNVFDRCENQIYKDWEKENCKMKLQREVTQIATVQETKKMVDASAENLEKLSSRVSSSQDIKDSQDIANAINMEMAQMQIIQMKIDMMEKNNQAMARAEEEQKQRQFESTLNKHSDFSKFNWSINKEK, from the coding sequence ATGAAAAAATATCTAATTAGTGCAGTTCTAAGCACTCAATTACTTTTTAGTTCAGGAATACCAACAGTTGATGTCCTTGCTATTGCTCAAACTTTAGCTCAAAACATCAAAGAGATAGCAGAGTGGAAAGAAACAGCCGAAAGATGGAGTGATACAGCTTCGCACTACTCTAGCCAATTAACAGCTTATGAAACTGAACTTATGAGTAAAACAGGTATTCGTGATAGTGTTGGATTTGTAAAAGATTTAAACAGATTACAACAATATGCGAAAGTATATGGTGATGACTATTTAGATTTAGCTAAAGCTATGGCAAACCCTAGTTCAAATATTGGGAATTTATCAAGAAGTTTATTTCAAAAATATAATGTTTTTGATAGATGTGAAAATCAAATTTACAAAGATTGGGAAAAAGAGAATTGCAAAATGAAACTTCAAAGAGAAGTTACACAAATTGCAACAGTTCAAGAAACTAAAAAGATGGTAGATGCATCAGCAGAAAATTTAGAAAAATTATCTAGCAGAGTTTCAAGCTCACAAGATATAAAAGATAGTCAAGATATAGCAAATGCTATTAATATGGAAATGGCTCAAATGCAAATTATCCAAATGAAAATTGATATGATGGAAAAAAACAATCAAGCTATGGCAAGAGCAGAAGAAGAGCAAAAACAAAGACAATTTGAAAGTACACTAAATAAACATAGTGATTTTTCAAAATTTAATTGGTCAATAAACAAGGAGAAGTAA
- a CDS encoding replication endonuclease: MKTNIIQEELFELRIYSEKFEAKQKEFMSNKKLLNLKTGEIEDLTFDLKKEYELRYNDLIFKSIYFQKEMQEKYKDNFTALFITLTANSQFHKYKLDEQKNLISNPLHKKENSPKVAYELLNNVKRNFIKEFSKTDFGRKKIFCRYVQVVEKHISLTPHLHIVLFVPNEELETAISIIKNKMKCTDEKRFISNNKEKPINKYLINSIYSKNKDNDIGRCEIEILQDSKKAVGYVSKYIKKQFKSDDIKYIHELDGWKRKNKINLILTSRTPVPKYIYKHIFSHFPKENKEQFEDLFYDIQNNSTLVKTDIKTGNTKTKEALKKEIFKANIQTSTIQIIKKEVTNEIALIKKLCMRELKQNHTEQEVNINIKIFNLFMSNIDISKLKKDLMVENFFVKKDNFYKESIYLDDILANRYDKWLNKLLNHIENNNKPINLTKIERLIIWCREELIYDSDDWELIEYINEKTA, encoded by the coding sequence ATGAAAACAAACATAATTCAAGAAGAGCTTTTTGAACTTAGAATATACTCTGAAAAATTTGAAGCAAAACAAAAAGAGTTTATGAGTAATAAAAAGCTTTTAAATTTAAAAACTGGTGAAATAGAAGATTTAACTTTTGATTTAAAAAAAGAGTATGAACTAAGATACAATGATTTAATTTTTAAATCTATCTATTTTCAAAAAGAAATGCAAGAAAAGTATAAAGATAACTTTACAGCTCTTTTTATTACATTAACTGCAAACAGTCAATTCCATAAATATAAACTAGATGAACAAAAAAATCTTATTTCTAATCCATTACATAAAAAAGAAAACTCTCCAAAAGTAGCTTATGAACTTTTGAATAATGTAAAAAGAAATTTTATTAAAGAGTTTTCAAAAACTGATTTTGGTAGAAAAAAGATATTTTGCAGATATGTTCAAGTAGTAGAAAAACATATCTCACTAACTCCACACTTACACATAGTTTTATTTGTTCCAAATGAAGAGCTTGAAACTGCAATAAGTATTATTAAAAATAAAATGAAATGTACAGATGAAAAAAGATTTATTTCAAATAATAAAGAAAAACCCATCAACAAATATTTAATTAATTCTATTTATTCAAAAAATAAAGATAATGATATAGGAAGATGTGAAATAGAAATCTTGCAAGATAGTAAAAAAGCTGTTGGATATGTTTCAAAATATATTAAAAAACAGTTTAAAAGTGATGATATAAAATATATCCACGAGTTGGACGGTTGGAAAAGAAAAAATAAAATAAATTTAATTTTAACAAGTAGAACTCCAGTTCCAAAATATATTTATAAACATATATTTTCACATTTTCCAAAAGAGAATAAAGAGCAGTTTGAAGATTTATTTTATGATATTCAAAATAATAGCACTTTGGTAAAAACTGATATTAAAACGGGTAACACAAAAACTAAAGAAGCATTAAAAAAAGAGATATTTAAAGCAAATATACAAACAAGCACAATACAAATTATAAAAAAAGAGGTTACCAATGAAATAGCATTAATTAAAAAGCTCTGTATGAGAGAGCTGAAACAAAATCATACAGAACAAGAAGTAAACATAAATATAAAAATATTTAATTTGTTTATGTCAAATATTGACATATCAAAACTAAAAAAAGATTTAATGGTTGAGAATTTCTTTGTAAAAAAAGATAATTTCTATAAAGAATCTATTTATCTTGATGATATTCTAGCTAATAGATACGATAAGTGGTTAAATAAGCTTTTAAACCATATAGAAAACAATAATAAGCCTATCAACTTAACAAAAATAGAAAGATTGATTATATGGTGCCGTGAAGAGCTTATCTACGATAGTGATGATTGGGAATTAATAGAATATATAAATGAAAAAACAGCATAA
- a CDS encoding helix-turn-helix domain-containing protein: MDFDTYFEKLFNFYNVSTIKELSQKIGIGASTISAWNQRKSISALKKACRELNIYNDIFGNIDNKILEALNKEQQDEIKNSIDEDTMFHIQNLFTIAKRKNLLKELKTELSMMYLKYSTYDKDSKTEDGRNIFNDNIIFEAPEKI; encoded by the coding sequence ATGGATTTTGATACTTATTTTGAAAAACTTTTTAATTTTTATAATGTTTCAACAATTAAAGAACTATCACAAAAAATTGGAATAGGTGCTTCAACCATATCTGCTTGGAATCAAAGAAAATCTATATCGGCATTAAAAAAAGCTTGTAGAGAACTTAATATTTATAATGATATTTTTGGGAATATAGACAATAAAATATTAGAAGCTTTGAATAAAGAACAACAAGATGAAATAAAAAATAGTATAGATGAAGATACAATGTTTCATATTCAAAATCTTTTTACAATAGCTAAAAGAAAAAATTTATTGAAAGAACTAAAAACTGAATTAAGTATGATGTATTTAAAATATTCTACTTATGACAAAGATTCGAAAACAGAAGATGGAAGAAATATTTTTAATGATAATATAATTTTTGAAGCTCCAGAAAAAATTTAG